The Anas acuta chromosome 7, bAnaAcu1.1, whole genome shotgun sequence DNA window tcatctcctgccccagcagccagggTGCTGCAGTAGTGTCTAGGTACTGCCGTCATTCCTACCCATGCCCATGTTCTGAGAACTTATGGAGTTGTCCCTTGCCCCTATTTATCAGATATAActtatgtgtatttatttatttgtctgtgtTAAGTTTGTGTTGTGGAAATAAATCCTTCTTTTAGTAAGTGATGCTGGAAGCAGTCACTTGCTTGGAGGCAGAGGAAGTCTGGGCTTTATTCTGATTGTCTCCCTTCCCCCGTCACCCCTAGCCCTGCTCTTGTGGTGAGAACAAGGCCGGGATCCTCAGCTGTTGAGGAAAAGGTGGCAGCATGTCTGCAGGGCAGATCTTATCCTTGATGCCACCTGCATGGTAGTCCTTTGGACCAGGGTCACAGATAAACCATGGCATGTGCTGTGGAAAGAGGTGGGCAGCATTATTTGGGAGGATCACAGCTGCTCAGTGAGCtcagctgtgcagagcagctgttGGCACCAAGGCACCTCCCTTGCCCCACACCAGCAGCAAGTCCCAGCCACGTGAACCAACGCCAGGCAGAGGGCTGCGGGTTCACGGGcatgcctgcagccccctggctGGATCTCACTCTAGAGCACAAGACAACAGCTGGATGGctcaaggcttttttttattgctaCAGGAATGGTCATAGATGAATTCAAGTAAAAGTAAAGAGATTGTTTTGGTTGGTCCGGACTCCAGCCCCAGAGGAACAGGACTTGTGCTGGTGCACAGAGGGATGCAgaaggcagccccagccctgagctgccccccctgcacccccagcacagctggagtGAGGTGGCTGCCCCCGAGGCAGGCCCAGCCTGCGTTCACGGGGCAAGAACCACTGGTCCTTGCACTTAGTGCCCGATTATCTGTGGGATGCCCCATGCTTAGGAGGgaaggaatgaaatgaaagaagcaCAGCCTGCTTTGGTGGGGCCTTGGGAAACAGTCCCTGAGCCCTCAGTGCTGTGCCTGGGTACCGATTGAGGCTGCAGGAGGATTGttctggggaggggaggctgcgGCAGACAGCACAGCACCAAGAGGGAAGGCTCTGAGCAGGGtcagccccagcagagcagctcagggGAACTTTTGGCTCAGGGATTCTGCAGTAATGTTTTGAGCCCCGATGCTTGTACCAGCCTGGGGAAAGGCCAGCCTAGGCAAcgggctgcagcacctcctcaTCGAGCTGCTCTGCGAACTGGGGACTGAGTCAGGATAGCCTGGTccttcaggctgcagccccgACTGGGCTGCCTCAGGGAAGTCCTGCTTCTCCGAGGGaccagcaggggctgcagttCAACCCTGCTGTGACTGCAAAGGGCTTTTCTCTACCCCCTGCAGCAAGGTGAAGGCCAGGGGCCAAGGAATGTGAAAATTAGGACTGGGGCGAGGCTGAGAGGAGGGCTCCATTGTCCATTGGGCCGCCTCGGCCCCCAGTCCCTGGTTCTGAGGAGGAGATGACGGAGTGCGGAGCTGAGATGGTCCTCAAGGAAGCGTCCGAGCCCTGGGAGCCCAGGCTGGAGTTCAGTCCTGGTCTTGCAGGTGCAGCTGGCCAGCGGGTGCACCCCCAGGGTCACGGCCCGCCCGCCTGGCCCGGCGGTAGCAGCACCACCTTGTCCAGCCACAGCGCGTCGAGCTGCTGCCGCCGGTGGATGCGGCGCAGCCGCAGGAGGTAGAGGACTATGGCCAGCGCTACGACCAGGATGCAGGCGAAGAAGAGATAGTGGTTGTAGACGAAGGAGAGGCGCAGCCACGAGGCGTGCGCTTGCCGGATGTTCTCCTGCCGGAGATCCCTGCAGAGAGGAGAGTTGGAGTCAGGGGGGAGCTGCACTGGGTATGGAGTGCAGCTGAGAGCCCTTGTCCTGCTGCTACCCCTCCCCGCACAACCCTGGAGCTACTTCTCCTTCTCCCCGCGTTACCTGAGTGGCAGAAACCTTGTCTTGTAGAGGATGGCGCCCAGCGTCCACTGCACCTCCCGGTCGTACACCAGCTGGGCCGTGCGCAGGCTGGGGTAGTCCGGAGGGAAGTGGAAGCCCTGGTGAAGGACTTGGTACATCCAGGCTGACTTGAAGCACTGATACCTGCGGACGGCACACGGGAGCATCAGCCAGatgtggctgcagggctggacTCAAAGCAGAGCCCACCAGGGCCCCCCAGAGGTACAGCCACGGCCCCTTACTTCACTCGGTGCTCGTCTGCGTGTGATGAGTAGAGGCCACCGCGGAAACGTTTGGTCAGCACCTCCCACCTCTGGCTGCAGTActcctggggaaggagaagtCGGCGTTCAGCCCAGAGGAACGTCCCCCGCTCCCTCCCAGCACTGTAACGGGTCGGGGCAGCGCTcacctgggcagcagcagtgaaggTGGGGGCGTTGTAGTAGCCCCCCAGGCGCAGCACGTCCTCGGTGCAGTAGAAGAACTCAGAGAAGCCATAAAACTCGCTGTTGCTGAAGTCAATGGGCGCTTTGTAGGCCCCCGTTAGGGAGTCCTGGCTGCTGTTGGCCCCCCccaggaggggctgcagcagcttggCACAGGCCTGCCAGTCCCCTCGCCCACGCATGTGCAGCGTTCGCTCGCCCCTCGTCACCGTGTCCTCCAGCCCCACGGGCAGGCAGGGGTCCAGGAAGGGGGTCTCGGCGCTCAGCCCCGTCTGCTGGCCATGCAGCCTGGGGAAGAAGCGAGAAATGAGAGGTGAGGAGAGAGCTGGAGGTGGGGACGCGACGGGACAACGTGCTGAGGGAATccctgctggaggaggggaaggcagcaggcgGTGGCACTGATAAACCTGCCGGGCTCTGAGGGCAGCGCTCGGGCACCATGTGAGGCCCAAGCCCGTACTGCTGGCACCCCGCTGCTGCCAGCGTGGCCGTGGCAGCCGTTATCACcgcaggcagctcctggggcaaATCCAAGGGGGAGCGAGCGCCGGGAAGGCCCCGGTGGCTGTTTCACAACGGGGCGCCTCCAGGTGCGGCAGCAGTACCGGCTGTGGGCGTGGGTCTGGTTCAGCACCAGCTCCTCGTAGCGCTGCCGAGCGAAATTGCCCCCGAAGCCCAGGAAGGTGTTGACGTAGACGCGGTACACGTGGCCGCTGTGCTGCACGTCGCAGCCCAGGTTGAACTCCGCCAGCAGGCTCTTGGCAGCCTCCTCCTGAGGAAGCAGAGGGCAGAGATCAGCCACAGCCCCGGGTTTGCTGCCGGTGCCGTCCCCCGGCCGGGTACGCACCTGCTGCGGGGAGGAGAAAGCTCCGGAGCTGGGCACCTCGTAGGCGATCTGCAGGGAGGCGCCCCCCATGTCCAGGATCCCGACCGTGCGCTTCCGCACCAGGGACTCCGCCTGGTCCCCCAGCGCTACCGTGACCACCGCCGACTCCTCTGCAACCCGCAGCCGTGCATCAGCGAGGGGCAgcggggcagctcctgccctctgctgtCCCCCTGCTGCCCCGCAGCAGCCTCAGTGCACCCTCCGCATGCAGGGACGTGTCACcgcaggcagggctggtgcctCCTCCCCGTGCATGGCGCAGGTCAGCCACCAAAGGGCCGGGCGCTGCCTGCTCCCCCACTCACCGTCCTCGTGATCAAAGCGGCCCAGGACGAAGTTGATGCCGATCCAAGCGTAGACACCTGGGTGGGACAGAAGGGGTTTGCCCCCAGGCAGAACGCAAATGCTCCCACCCACGGCTCTGCGTGCTGATGCCAGCTCTGCGTGCTCCCGGCTAGGGCACGAGGACGAGGCAGCggagggggcagcagcagctcctacCTTCCTGCTTCCCCGAGATCACTTCTGCGTGCGatttggagaagaggaagtCGAACTCCAGGGGTATGTTTTGCACCAAGTCTTCCAGGATGGcagcttgctgcctgctggggcacAGGAGGGGGTCAGGGGCCGGGGGAGCCCCCGAGAGCTGCTCCCCGCggaagcagcagggagaggagcggTTCCTCTGCAGCGCGCCCCAGCACCCTCCAGAAGAAACAAACGAAAGAAGCTCCAGCTGCTCGCTCCGGGCTCCAAACCAAAGCGTTTCCTCTCGAGGAGGCTGCGAGGCTCCCGTGCTGCCCAAACTTCCCTCCCCATGGGCTCCAACCCTCCTTGAGCCTTTGCTGCTCGTTCCCGGTGCCCCCTCCGTCCTCCCTGTGGCTGTGGCCGTTCCCCACCGCGCTCACCTCTGCGGCAGCAGCCGCATGCCGGCGGTGCACAGCACGTACAGCGGCGTCTCCTTGTGCTTCGGGGCCGGCACGTGGGCGGCAGCGAAGCGCAGCAGGGGCCGCAGGTAGGGCGTCGCTCGCTccggctccgccgccgccgccaccgagATCCCTGCGTGGGCATGGCGAGAGCCGtgagccccgagcccccgggGGCCAGCCCGGTGCCGCCCGGTGGTGCCGCACGTACCGGGTTTGATCTTCTTGACCACGGGCCGGCTGCCGCGGTCCCGCATCTGGCGGATGTCCAGCAGGTCGTGCGGGTTGCCGTTGTGCGGCGGCCAGACGTAGACGAAGACCCGGGAGCCGCTGCTGCCGCAGTCCACCACCACCCCGTAGCTCAGCGCCGCGTCCTCCGTGTCGGTGGCCGCCAGCTCCTCCAGCCGCGACAGGTACCTGCGGGCACCGGGAGCGGTGTCACCCCCCCAAACGGTGTCACCCCCACCCCGTACCCCCCCGGGCACTCACCTCTCTCCCCGGCGTGGCGGCGCAGCCCagcggcggggcgcggcggcggccagcagcagcagcagccccgcggccgcGGCC harbors:
- the ENTPD7 gene encoding ectonucleoside triphosphate diphosphohydrolase 7, which gives rise to RHAGGKREREGRGRRGGRGLAAGRSRLAAAGEGAGPGSAGAHWLPGPGALGDVAAGPRGRCAAAAAAHGPVRGEHRHGPGPGPGPPALPYAPPGARPVPALTPRSPRRLSVPCPCRSPFPWSRPRPVALGLAAAAGLLLLLAAAAPRRWAAPPRRGERYLSRLEELAATDTEDAALSYGVVVDCGSSGSRVFVYVWPPHNGNPHDLLDIRQMRDRGSRPVVKKIKPGISVAAAAEPERATPYLRPLLRFAAAHVPAPKHKETPLYVLCTAGMRLLPQRQQAAILEDLVQNIPLEFDFLFSKSHAEVISGKQEGVYAWIGINFVLGRFDHEDEESAVVTVALGDQAESLVRKRTVGILDMGGASLQIAYEVPSSGAFSSPQQEEAAKSLLAEFNLGCDVQHSGHVYRVYVNTFLGFGGNFARQRYEELVLNQTHAHSRLHGQQTGLSAETPFLDPCLPVGLEDTVTRGERTLHMRGRGDWQACAKLLQPLLGGANSSQDSLTGAYKAPIDFSNSEFYGFSEFFYCTEDVLRLGGYYNAPTFTAAAQEYCSQRWEVLTKRFRGGLYSSHADEHRVKYQCFKSAWMYQVLHQGFHFPPDYPSLRTAQLVYDREVQWTLGAILYKTRFLPLRDLRQENIRQAHASWLRLSFVYNHYLFFACILVVALAIVLYLLRLRRIHRRQQLDALWLDKVVLLPPGQAGGP